One stretch of Riemerella columbina DNA includes these proteins:
- a CDS encoding aspartate carbamoyltransferase catalytic subunit yields the protein MLTISGLSEQDLLTLLNSAQAFAEGQSAQCQQPIYAANLFFENSTRTKTSFDIAERKLGLQVIPFDVATSSVNKGESLYDTVKTMESIGVNIVVIRHAEDAYYKNLKNINIPIINGGDGKGNHPSQCLLDLLTIHQEFGKFKGLKVGIVGDVKHSRVANSNAEALRKLGAKVYFSGPEDWFDEAEFINGTYLAIEDLIKEVDVLMLLRIQHERHGEKMKLTLKKYHQNYGLTKEREQKMKPHAIIMHPAPINRGVEIDSDLVECPRSRIFKQMQNGVFARMAILKQALEQHGFTFTTTQPSTHITNKK from the coding sequence ATGCTAACCATCTCTGGACTTTCGGAACAAGACCTCTTGACTTTACTGAACAGCGCCCAAGCCTTTGCGGAAGGGCAATCAGCGCAGTGCCAACAGCCTATTTATGCCGCTAATCTCTTTTTTGAAAACAGCACACGCACCAAAACCAGCTTTGATATAGCAGAGCGGAAATTAGGACTTCAGGTCATCCCGTTTGATGTAGCCACCAGCTCGGTGAACAAAGGCGAATCCCTCTACGACACGGTAAAAACCATGGAAAGCATTGGGGTGAATATCGTGGTCATTCGCCATGCCGAAGATGCCTATTATAAAAACCTCAAAAACATTAACATTCCCATCATTAACGGTGGCGATGGCAAGGGCAACCACCCCTCGCAGTGTCTGTTGGATCTGTTGACCATCCATCAAGAGTTCGGGAAGTTCAAGGGGCTGAAGGTCGGTATTGTGGGCGATGTCAAACACAGCCGTGTCGCCAACTCCAACGCCGAAGCCCTGCGGAAATTAGGCGCCAAGGTCTACTTTTCTGGGCCGGAAGATTGGTTTGATGAGGCGGAGTTTATCAACGGCACCTACCTCGCTATAGAAGATTTAATCAAAGAGGTTGATGTCTTGATGCTCCTGCGCATTCAGCACGAAAGGCACGGCGAAAAGATGAAACTTACCCTCAAAAAATACCACCAAAACTACGGCCTCACCAAAGAAAGAGAGCAAAAGATGAAACCCCACGCCATCATTATGCACCCAGCGCCCATCAACCGAGGCGTGGAGATAGATTCCGACTTGGTGGAGTGCCCACGCTCTCGTATTTTCAAACAAATGCAGAACGGCGTTTTCGCCAGAATGGCAATTTTGAAACAAGCCTTAGAACAGCACGGCTTTACCTTTACAACCACTCAACCTTCAACCCATATAACTAATAAAAAGTAA
- the acs gene encoding acetate--CoA ligase — translation MSQYYIENLPEYFKIYKKSIKNPKKFWDKIADENFVWYQRWSKVLDYDMNKAKIKWFKGAKLNITKNCIDRHLSERGQKNAIIWEPNDPQEPTQYITYQDLYERVGKMANVLREQGIGKGDRVCIYLPMIPELAVCMLACARIGAIHSVIFAGFSASAVASRVNDCEAKMIICSDGSYRGNKVLNLKSIIDEAAQNTPTVEKILVVKRTHNEVEMKEGRDAWLAPLYEAAPVDNIPQIMDAEDPLFILYTSGSTGKPKGMLHTCAGYMVYSAYTFKNVFNYKENDVYWCTADIGWITGHSYILYGPLANGATTVIFEGVPTYPQPDRFWKVVEKHKVTQFYTAPTAIRSLAKESSEWVEKHDLSSLRVIGSVGEPINDEAWHWYNDHVGKKKCPIVDTWWQTETGGIMISPIPFATPTKPTYATLPLPGIQPVLMDDKRNEITGNQVDGSLCIRFPWPGIARTIWGDHERYVQTYFSAFPGKYFTGDGALRDEVGYYRITGRVDDVIIVSGHNLGTAPIEDSINLHPAVAESAIVGYPHEVKGNALYGYVILKDTGESRDKENLRKEINHLITDTIGPIAKLDKIQFVSALPKTRSGKIMRRILRKIAEGDFSSFGDTSTLLNPEIIEEIKEGRL, via the coding sequence ATGAGTCAGTATTATATTGAAAACCTACCAGAGTATTTTAAAATTTATAAGAAATCAATTAAAAATCCTAAAAAGTTTTGGGATAAAATTGCAGACGAGAACTTCGTGTGGTACCAGCGCTGGAGTAAAGTGCTGGATTACGATATGAATAAAGCAAAAATCAAGTGGTTCAAAGGGGCAAAACTCAACATTACTAAAAATTGCATTGACCGACATTTGTCGGAGCGAGGGCAGAAAAATGCCATCATTTGGGAACCCAACGATCCACAAGAGCCTACGCAATACATCACTTATCAAGACCTCTATGAGCGTGTGGGGAAAATGGCGAATGTCCTCCGTGAACAGGGCATTGGCAAGGGCGACCGTGTATGCATTTACCTCCCAATGATTCCAGAATTGGCGGTGTGTATGTTGGCGTGTGCTAGAATTGGCGCTATACATTCGGTGATTTTTGCAGGGTTTTCGGCATCTGCCGTGGCTTCTCGCGTTAATGATTGCGAGGCGAAAATGATCATCTGTTCTGATGGCAGCTACCGTGGCAATAAAGTATTGAACCTGAAGAGTATCATTGATGAAGCGGCTCAAAATACGCCTACCGTGGAGAAAATCCTCGTGGTAAAACGCACCCACAACGAGGTGGAGATGAAAGAAGGCAGAGATGCGTGGTTGGCACCGCTCTACGAGGCGGCTCCCGTGGATAATATTCCGCAGATTATGGATGCCGAAGATCCGCTGTTTATCCTTTATACATCGGGGTCTACGGGCAAACCAAAGGGGATGCTGCACACCTGCGCAGGCTATATGGTTTATTCCGCTTATACCTTTAAAAATGTCTTCAATTACAAAGAAAATGATGTCTATTGGTGCACGGCGGATATCGGTTGGATCACAGGGCATTCCTACATTCTTTATGGACCGCTTGCCAATGGGGCGACCACTGTAATTTTTGAGGGGGTGCCGACTTATCCGCAGCCAGACCGCTTTTGGAAAGTGGTAGAGAAGCACAAAGTTACCCAATTTTATACCGCACCGACCGCCATCCGTTCCTTGGCGAAAGAATCTTCGGAATGGGTAGAGAAGCACGATTTGTCCAGTCTCCGTGTGATAGGCTCGGTGGGAGAACCGATTAACGATGAGGCTTGGCATTGGTATAACGACCATGTGGGCAAGAAAAAATGCCCGATTGTAGATACTTGGTGGCAAACGGAAACAGGTGGTATTATGATTTCGCCAATTCCTTTCGCTACGCCCACCAAACCAACTTATGCCACGCTGCCGCTGCCAGGCATTCAACCTGTATTGATGGATGACAAGCGCAATGAAATTACAGGAAATCAGGTAGATGGAAGTTTGTGTATCCGTTTTCCATGGCCAGGAATTGCCCGCACGATTTGGGGCGACCACGAGCGCTATGTGCAGACTTATTTTTCGGCATTTCCAGGGAAATATTTTACGGGCGATGGCGCATTGCGAGATGAGGTGGGCTATTACCGAATAACAGGTCGGGTAGATGATGTGATCATCGTTTCTGGGCATAACCTCGGTACCGCTCCGATTGAGGACAGCATCAATCTCCATCCAGCCGTGGCAGAATCGGCAATTGTGGGTTATCCTCATGAGGTAAAAGGCAATGCCCTCTATGGCTATGTGATTCTGAAAGATACTGGCGAAAGTCGTGATAAAGAGAACCTTCGCAAGGAAATTAACCACCTGATTACGGACACCATTGGGCCTATTGCCAAATTGGACAAAATTCAGTTTGTATCGGCGTTGCCTAAGACCCGAAGTGGCAAAATTATGCGCCGTATTCTCCGTAAAATTGCAGAAGGCGATTTCAGTAGCTTCGGCGATACCTCCACGCTCCTCAATCCAGAAATTATAGAGGAAATTAAAGAGGGAAGGCTGTAA